The window agcttcgtGCAATGCGGGTTTGTCTACCTTCTAAAGCTGGTTgatcacatcacatcacttCATGTCTATTTTTAACAATGATAAGATATTGCCAAGTTGTCCGTGGCATGACGTCAACTTACACAGGGTCTCTCCAGGAACAGCAACGTTCCATTACCAGAAAGAGCACGTCCACAGTCAATATCGGACAGCAATCGGAGGCATTGCCTACCACGTAATAAATGATGGAATATTTCTGGTTCAAAGTCCGATTTCGCTCTCTGCATCTACAAGGGAAAGCGAGATTGAATGCTACGCTGATTTATCTCATGAAATGAAATCGAATTGCTAGAAAAGTGACAGcaaagtactccgtacgccGATCTACCTTATTCAAGATGCAATGCTAGGGTAGGTGTCAAAAAAGACCGGGTCGAACTCATTCTGGAAATGTTCTATCCACGACAGCACCACGATTTACTTCCATGAGTCTATTCATATCGCGTGGCCCTTGTTTTTCGTTGTCATTCATGGTCCATGCATTTGCGTCACCTGTTCCAGCccagctcagcttctttgtctcgCATACCAGCGACAAAGTCTGTGCTGGAGTAGCAATGATTTGCTACCTCCTCCATTCCAGCGCAAAGGCTGATTAGCTCAAAGATGGCTTTTCGTGGGGTTGTGGCCCCTTCGACACTCATGTGATATCTGCAACGTGTCGTGCAAGTACCGATTAGCTGCCTAGCCCATTGGTGACCGTGGTAACCGTTTTAATGTATAAGTGCCTTATCAAGAAGCACAGACGATGGGAGGGGATTCTATTTACACGTATCGAAGGATCCAGTAGTCAggttcctcttcttggcatccTGTTGGGGTCCATGAAGAATGTTTGATGAATGGAGAATTAGACTGGTATACTGCTCTTCATCCCGATAATCTATTACTGTCTATGAAATCTTGCTCTCCGTAAACATTTGACTATTTTATCCAGCATAAAGACCCAAGGGATAATCTCCCTCGCATACATATAACCGTCTCAGTATATACCGACCACTATATTCGTGGTTACAGGAGGCGACATCTACAAGCACAGACCGTACTCAACACCCTGCATGGACTCGGCTCAACGTTGGCCTTCTGCACCTCTATGCCAAACCGTTGCTATTTGCCTCCCACACAGAGTCACATGGTCTATCACATGGCCATTGCACAGACACACAAACGTCTGTGTGTCGATTGCATCCTCGTATACGCGGAACCGTGTGGATGCGGTGTCCAATTCATACGCCCGGTCCTCGCAATCTTGGAAAACCTCTCCTTAACTGTACATCGAAAAAGCTGGGTTCTAAAACCGAACCTCGAGGATTCGATTCCTTAGCTTCGATTATAGGAGATTTGACACGGGTCGTTTCCTCGCCTAAACGGATATCGCTATTATTTCCCAAGGAACAACTCTCATTTGCACGCTGCCTGGATTGTTTCAAGGCTGGTTCCCGCTATTTCTGACCATGACCCTGCCAGCCCGTCGGATACCGCGTCGATCAGGCTGTCGCATACCATTTAGGTGCTGATGAGAGGGAGATTTGTCATGTTCACACACTTCGTACTTATCCGAGGCATCTCGGATATCCCAACGGCATTGACTCGAGGCTTGGCTAATGATTGCAGCATGAGTCGTTGTCTTCGTACTCGTAATTGCCAAGGCTGCAGGAGTGCGCCCAGGAACTCGTGAATCTAGTACTCCGTGCGAGGGTCAGCCAATCTTGACCACTCTTTGGCCCACCGTTGGGATTCTTCCTTTGACGCCTTGTCATCTCCAGATTCTGCAGCTTTTTCTAGGGCAATCTCCGATAATAGACTGAACATGTCAGCCCTGCCATTGGACGCGGCAGTGAAGAGGTGTCTCTCTGCCGCATCCCTGTCGCTTACGCGAAGCAATTTGCCGAGCTCAATGTCTGCCTCAATAAGCCCTATCTCGGACAGGGACTCGAAGATTGCTCGTGCTTCATCATGCCTGCTCGTCTTGACAAATGCCTTTCCCATGCATAGCTGACAGTAAGGCTTCCATTCGAAGCCTGCTGCCCCCACCTGGAGCGCCCGTTGAAGGGCTCTGATTGCAGCCTCGTAATTCCCCTGCTCATACTGCAGCTCGCCCTCCACTGTGAGAGCGTCAGGGTCTCTGGCTGTCGAGACGAGTTGCTTGAATCGAGCTTCGACTTTTCGGAGCTGAGCGACCCGCCCGTAGGCTCCTGATCTGGCAAGATGCCGAGCAAGCGACAATATGGAAGGCCGATAGCCGGCTTCGGATGCCGATGCCCAAAGGGCGGTTGCAAACGCATCTGCACTTCGAGGACCTCGGATTTGACGCATGATACAAGCCGTCTCATGAATCACCTCGACGGGGAAGCCGTTTACTTGAGCATAGATTAGTGACCAATCAACAACGAGTTACGAATGAAGATAGAGATGAAAATTAGCATACTGCCTGTCAATGTGATAGACCATGGATCCGAGCCTCGGCTGATTGCCTCATGGAACTTTTCGGCACATTTATAATACTCCTCTGGAGTATGCCGTTGAAAGGCCTCTGGGTCTCTGCTGATGACAGCTTCTAGAGATGATTGCGGAATCTCAGATAATTTGTACACTTCGAGTGGTGATGGTCCAGTTCTTTTCAGCCTGGGAACCGCATAGTGCCGTAATTGTCCAGTTTTGCCAGCTGATAATGCTTGTCGTTGGATAGTAGAATTCGTCGTGGAGGCAATTCTTAGTGAGCGTGCCGATGAGACCAAAGGCCTAAAGGCCTTGCAGTAGCGACAGGTCGACATGGTATTAGTCAAAAAGCCGAATTGAATATAGAAACGAAGCTCCCATGCGTCACAATTCAATGGAgtgcttgaagaagaagaatatcTTGAGCTTCAAGCTACCGCAGGTGAGGAGAGTAGGCGGTGCAGAACTTTCTCTCTGAGTGACTCTGATGAAGTAATAATCCAATAATCCAAGAGGAATTGAGTAAAATCGGATTCTCTTCGACCTTGTAGACTTTGAAATTGCGCTATAGTTCTATGAGCCTGAGAATCGATGATAGTGATAATGTGGCTCGCACGATAAGTGAGAGGTTGCTTTTTGGGCGCATTCGCTCAAGCGGACGGCCAATCAGACGCGCCAACCCAAGACCCCACCGAAATTTTTTTGAGCTTGAACCTCAAGCCATCGCAATCGATTAAGACAAAAAGTGAGTTccaaaaacaaacaattTCTCAAAAAAAACATTTAATAAGAAGAaacaagcttcttcttcaaataTATCGTCAATTGAGGAGGAATTGAAGCGACTCACAAAGGAGAATCTTGATATACGACGCGTCGGAGGCAGATATCAAACCCGGTGTGAAAATTTCACACAGCTGAATCTCATCGCCCAACATGGTTGTCCAGaccaggagaagaaaagccctgcaagaggcagaggagCCAACAAAGTCAAGTCCCGCGCGCAAGATGCCGgtgagggagaaggaggatgatgcGGATGTGCCAGCAAAGGCAACGCCAGCAAAGCGAACACCAGCAAAGAAGACCACGCCGGCCAAGGAGACACCAGCCAAGGAGACTCCGGTCAAGGGCACTCTCATGGTttttgacgatgaagatgaatcCGAATTTCAAACTCCTGttggcaaagaagacgaatcTGAATATAAAACTCCTACAGAGTCAAATAGCGCTCCCAAACCAGCAGAggtggaagacgaggaagaggatagCGACGATGAGGCACCCGAGGCTGTGTCTAccgccaaggctgccgaGGACATCAAGAAATCTGCTCAAGCCGCTCAGAAGGCCGCTCAGGAGTATGTTTCCCTAATGCCACCTTTGACATATCCTTCCTTAGGCTAATTATTGAACCAGGCAAGCGGCCTCACTAAAGCGCAAGCGTCAGCAGCGCGATGAGCTCCTCAAGAAACAAGCCGAGGAGCGAAAGAAGgccgaagaagccaagccgCAAAACGACCAGCCCGAAGCCAGGCAAACTAAATCTGACGCCAGAGCAAGGAAGCGCACAGAAAAGTCCCAGATCCCAACTGTTCTACCCGCGGAATTCCTGACAGACTCTTCAAGCGAGGATGAAGTCGACGacgccgccgaggccgcaGCAGGGCCCAAGAGGCGAAAGGTGGCGGGTGTCGAGAAGAAACTGACGCGCTTGGATGCCGGGCCCAAGGACGAAGTGGTCAAGTCGACGGTGTACCGggtggccaagaagacggaCGAGAGGATGGCGccgaagctgaagaagcataCGAAGAGTTCCAAGGAGCTGCTCTTGAAGCGGAACAGGCCTGCGGCTGCGAAATCCGGAACTGGATTCTTTAAGAGGAAATGAAGTTCTGGGGAAGCAGCGGTGCTACGTCGACTACATATGATGATACCCAAACCGTCATAACTACCatactttttcttccccgTCGGTGATTCAAGACTGAGAGTGTTTGCTCAGAAGGATAATACATATATCGCATTACAGCCTCACCAACAACTTGAGGGTGGTTCAAAACCATGGTTCACAAGCACTTGGGGCCTCTCGACAGCATAAGCGGCAATTCAGATTCCAGGTGGCTCACACAATATCGCGGATAAAACACGGGCGAAAACATCAACTTGAGAGGGAAAGCTTCTCAGCAGGCAACCAAGCGACAGATTTACAGAGTATTACTAGAAATGGCCACGGATATGTTCTGTAACTACATAGGTTCGATAGAATAGGAGTTTAATGTACATCTTTTCTGTTCTTGAACCTTTCAACCGTACATGGGCTACTCGTATCTTTATTCGTGCATTTCTTTTCAGTGAATGAAAATTAAGCATCTAGCATCAAGATTTGAAGTGAAGCAATACCCCCAGAGACGTTCTCAGCGTTTGTGCTTGTATGTATAGACGAATTGTAAACTTAGTTGAGAGTGTCTCATCCAACTGTTGAGCGCACCATCTACTCATCATTCACATGTCACAAGTCAATCATATCGGCACTCGTACATGCCCAAACAGAGATAAACTTATCgttccttttctcccccttttttcttttccttgtaGAGTTCTCCAGAATATCACATATAACAAACCGATcacaaaaaaggaaaaaatcCCCTTAATATACATGTAACACAAACCTTGCTCATCTCACATTTCACCATCCACAGCGTCATTCAGCATCATCCTCCAGAGActatcttcttttctcccccttctctatttcttttttctctcctgaTCAAAGGGTTACAGTCACACCTTTTTAAGAATGTAACGCTACGCTACAGGCGCTTGTGAcgatatacgagtacatgcatgcGTCTAAGCTAAGCGCCTCCGGATGCAACGCAAATACCTGCCGGCATGCCGCCTTGGGTAGCTAGATGTGGCATACTCGTATGTGCACTGCATTTGAGATAACAGGTCATTTGGTCATTTGACTTGGATCTTACCCAAATAGTGGCTTCCTGGGGATGCCTGAATCCTTGTCCTCAGCTGGCAAAGGGACAACTCTGATGCCGTGTTTGTTGGCCCACGGCGAGCtgataatgatgatgatagtGATGACGATCACGAAACGTGAGAGAAACAATGATCCTTGCATGTGAAACGCGGTGACTTCACCTCTCTACCCCAATCACCCAGGTGACTCCAGCTCTCATTGGTCTCGGCACATCATAGCGAGATTCCTACCAAAGGAGGCGTTCGGCAACTGAGGCGGAATATTCTCTCCGTCACGCTAAAGAGTCTATTTATACAGCAAAGGATCAGGCCAATTTACTTGATGTTCGCTTATATGCAGTACTCAGCCAACATGCGTGTGAAAGACCGTTCGAGAATCCAACCCGATGTCGGATATTCGGAAAGCGCTGCCGCAAAAGACATATCACATAGACCGAACCCAATCTTTTTTGCAGTATTCACAATAGATCACACCTACCCCTACCGCTACTATAATTCTTGGCAGCTCAAGTCCAGCTTTGAAACGTCAGTATTGTTCAGGTAGTACTTGGCGTTTGGGAAGTTTAGTGATCAACGACATAATTAGAAGGCAACCGGTTGAATGAGAGAATCATTGATTCCGAATTGTAGGAAGCGCAGGAAGCGCAGGTGGCAGTGCCCTTGCGAGGATCATCCCAGCTTTAAACGCAGCATGCATGGAGTGCTGGGCCAATGGGAACCATACGTCGCCATTCTGCTTTGACGGCAGCTGCCCAGTGTGATTGTATATTGCCACTCGTTGATACGGCTGCTTTCTTGGTCATTTATGACAATATATCGGCAGTTGGAAGTCTCTCCTTGGATAAACCAAGCTAATAGTCAGAGAGCACGGAATGATTCGTTCCCGAGAGGTAAGTCGAACGGCAACAATGTTCACTTATACCAAAGGCGTACTACATCTCATTTGTCACCAGAAGACTTGGCCTGGTCATGGAGAATATTTTTGTCCGATGGCCCTCCTGATGGTCCCCATAATGGCCTTCAGGAATATTCCAATGGTAAATGGGAGCTCTTTGAAGGAGGCGGCCGTATCAATAGTGTCCAGTAGTCAGCATCCATTCAACAAGCTGATGCGAAGGGGCTTCTTTGAGACAGAGATGGCGCAAGGACATCTGAGCTTGACTAGTACGTGCTGGGTAGTTGATCGACAGCGTAGCATGTCTGCCAATCAGGACGTGATCCAGGTGCCCGGTGGACTTCAGCTTCTCAATTGTCCCAATTTCTTCTAATATCAGCCTCAAGTCTCAGTTGGCAGCCCAGATGGTATAGAGTATGCCACCTCCAGTGGCTTGAAACAACTGGAGCCGGACGGGATACGCGGGCGCGGCGTGGCTTGAAGCTTGTGACTGAAACTCTTCGGCCAGGCGGACCAGTCCGAGccctcttttcccactcGTCCCGCAGGCAGTTATTTGCACGGGACTGCGTTCTATAGACAGAAACTGGATTGATTTCCCGTATAGCGAGTCATGTTCTGCACAGGTGACACATCATTCTACTGCCATGAGATCAAGTGGGGGATGGGAGGTTTGATAGACAGTCAACCAACACCTAGTGCCTCCCGGGGAGATGCATATTGCCCCGTGCGGCAGTTGAGAGCATCCACCAGCCATGTGCCGTCGGCCGTTGGAGGCGTTGCGACCGATGCCGCGCCAATAGTCGCAGTATAGCTCCTTTCGGTGTACGGTAGCATCGCCGCACCAGTCGGACATATCTCTAGACGAGCTTCTCTGCGGCTCTCGCGCGGAGTaggctctggagatggcAATCCATGCCGGTCGTTTCTGTCGGGCAGTTTGCAAATCCCCTAGCGCCTCGTTTGGCCTGTGCATCTTGGAATCGACACCAGTACAGCATCTGGTGGTGGTTACCCTAGATAAGCAGGAATCCAAGCAGCGAGATGCTCGCATGTATGACATATGAGGTACGAAGTATATATCGAGCGTTGTGCCATCGTCAGAGATATGGGCATTGATCTGTGCTCTCGAGTCAACCATGCGGCTCTAGTGCTTTAAATCAATGGCCGCTCAGGCGAATGTTGCTTTGGGCTCTTCCGTAGACCTACGGATATAGGATTCTGCCTTGTAGCTCCGGCCTGCAGCGCGTCCATGGAAACAAGACTCGGTGCTGCAACCTAACGGTGACAGAGCAAGACCGGCCAACTTGGACAATAAGCGGTTGGCCACCCCGTCGGACTTGCTACCCTCTGGTCGAGATACCTCCAGCCACCAGTCGTAGCAGGGCATCGCATGTACTCGGTCCAAATAGAGGCTAGAATATGCAAATCTCTGCACGTCGTAAAGTGCAGACAGGTGCCTTGCAGAAACCATGGTTCGACAAGCGACCCCTTGCTCAGTAACCCTGGTCCCACGACCAATGCGACCTTGTTTCTCCTCTCTGGCGAATGGCATTGCATGAAACGTGCCAGGGCCAGTTGAATCATTGACTTCGGCTTGTTCCCTCCCAGTTCCCCCGGCGCCAGAGTGATttggaaaaaggaaatgggAACAAGGCACAGGAGGAAGGGAGACGACACAAAAGCCATGTGGCAAAGTGCCGTGGACTAATTAATTAATCGTTTGAGAATGACGCCAGCCACGGTGATTCAGATCCGTTCGTGGAATGATGGCCACTTCCCCCGCAGTTGCAAATTGGCTGTAGTATGCTGCCTTGTACGGAATATTCGTATGTGCAAAAGGAAAGTCTGCCACCGCTCTTCCAGCTGCAACAAATCGTGCTAGTCGTATAGAATTTACGGCATACGCATACTAATACCCAGCAGTGGCTCGATAAGAGAGAGGGCGCAGCCAAGCTGAGAGTTGGGAATAGACGCCTCTCGGCGGCTGGAGCGCCGGGGAAGCATCCCAAAGCCGCTTCGCGCGCGCTGCCTGAGAATCGATTCGTCTCCCGGCCACGATGCTGCTAATGCTGCTTCTGAAGAAGTCTCCGGCCCCCAACGCCGAGCTGCAGACTGGCTCATTAGCATGGCGGGGATATATCCGTACGGCGTAGCGTATTTGCACCAGGACGTACAGTAGCTTCAGCGACTTCCAGACGCCAGGTAGCCCGACCTATGATGCTATGCCGGATTCAGCTGCGCTTCAGGTGTCTCTTTGCTTCAAAATGTTTCTAGTCTTTTTCGCCATCGCTGCACGTGTATGCAGAGATCCAGCACTACTGATATTGGCTGCCATGGTCCAGGGACGAAGTGGATGAGTGAGAAAAAAGCCACCATTCCCAGGCTTCTCGTAACCACGATTCCTGTGAAATTGGCGGATCCAGGGCGGTGGGATGAATAATCTCAGGTCGCAGATTGCCCATGCTCCTTTCGTCTCCTCGTGCAGTCGATTCCATATAGCCGGGTATGGAGGACAAACAAGCAAGCCGGACATTGCCCAACCCTAGCTTCCCACCATTATGGGACTCGCACCTTGGGACGAACCCAGCAACCATAACATGCC of the Trichoderma breve strain T069 chromosome 4, whole genome shotgun sequence genome contains:
- a CDS encoding u3 snoRNA associated domain-containing protein yields the protein MVVQTRRRKALQEAEEPTKSSPARKMPVREKEDDADVPAKATPAKRTPAKKTTPAKETPAKETPVKGTLMVFDDEDESEFQTPVGKEDESEYKTPTESNSAPKPAEVEDEEEDSDDEAPEAVSTAKAAEDIKKSAQAAQKAAQEQAASLKRKRQQRDELLKKQAEERKKAEEAKPQNDQPEARQTKSDARARKRTEKSQIPTVLPAEFLTDSSSEDEVDDAAEAAAGPKRRKVAGVEKKLTRLDAGPKDEVVKSTVYRVAKKTDERMAPKLKKHTKSSKELLLKRNRPAAAKSGTGFFKRK